From Acidobacteriota bacterium, the proteins below share one genomic window:
- the rplB gene encoding 50S ribosomal protein L2, with the protein MAVKKYKPTSPGRRFQTHLSFDEITSRTPEKSLTKGKTKTGGRNSTGRVTSRFIGGGHKQRYREIDFKRDKRGIPARVATIEYDPNRSAHIALLHYVDGEKRYILAPKGLTVGSEVVSGPEADILPGNALPLSGIPLGTTIHNIELKEGRGGQMVRSAGTAAQLMAREGDLALLRLPSGELRRVHVRCYATIGEVGNSDHENVSIGKAGRKRHLGKKPHNRGVTMNPVDHPLGGGEGRTSGGRHPVTPWGKPTKGAKTRRNKRTTKMIVKRRGK; encoded by the coding sequence ATGGCTGTGAAAAAATACAAACCGACTTCACCGGGTCGGCGGTTTCAGACGCATCTCTCTTTCGACGAGATCACGTCCCGGACTCCGGAGAAGTCGCTGACCAAAGGGAAGACGAAAACCGGTGGGCGCAACAGTACGGGGCGCGTCACCTCGCGATTCATCGGTGGCGGGCACAAGCAGCGCTACCGGGAAATCGACTTCAAGCGCGACAAGCGCGGCATCCCCGCGCGTGTGGCGACGATCGAGTACGACCCGAACCGAAGCGCCCACATCGCACTGCTGCACTACGTTGATGGAGAGAAGCGCTACATCCTGGCGCCGAAGGGGCTGACCGTAGGGTCCGAGGTCGTCTCGGGTCCCGAGGCGGACATCCTGCCGGGCAATGCCCTTCCGCTCAGCGGCATTCCGCTCGGCACGACCATTCACAACATCGAGCTCAAGGAGGGCCGCGGCGGCCAGATGGTCCGGTCGGCCGGAACGGCGGCTCAGCTGATGGCCCGCGAGGGCGACCTCGCCCTTCTGCGCCTCCCCTCGGGTGAGCTGCGGCGGGTTCACGTCCGGTGCTATGCGACCATCGGAGAAGTCGGCAACTCCGATCACGAGAACGTTTCGATCGGAAAAGCCGGACGCAAGCGCCACCTCGGAAAGAAACCGCACAACCGCGGCGTCACGATGAATCCCGTGGATCACCCGCTCGGCGGTGGTGAGGGCCGGACCTCCGGCGGTCGCCATCCCGTCACTCCATGGGGCAAGCCGACCAAGGGTGCGAAGACTCGCAGAAACAAACGAACGACGAAGATGATCGTCAAGCGGCGCGGCAAGTAA
- the rplD gene encoding 50S ribosomal protein L4, translating to MPTIEIRNWNNEKVGTRDLPEEVFGVPYKEQLIHEAVRHHLAAVRSGTHKTKVRSEVSGSGRKPFRQKGTGRARQGGGRPGIHRHGGTIHGPVPRDYSFKMNRKEKKIALRSALSRKVAQGELLLLSDMNLEEAKTGSLARTITGLGVDGRALLVDSLDNLNLVLASRNHPRMGVADASNVSVYDIVNAKWVVISEQALDRLTEVLSK from the coding sequence ATGCCGACCATTGAGATCAGAAACTGGAACAATGAAAAGGTCGGAACGAGGGATCTCCCCGAGGAGGTCTTCGGCGTTCCGTACAAAGAGCAGCTCATCCACGAGGCCGTCCGGCATCATCTGGCCGCCGTCCGTTCGGGAACTCACAAGACCAAGGTTCGCAGCGAAGTCTCCGGTTCCGGTCGAAAGCCTTTCCGGCAGAAGGGAACGGGGCGCGCGCGCCAGGGGGGTGGTCGTCCCGGGATTCACAGGCACGGTGGAACGATCCACGGTCCGGTCCCGAGAGACTACTCGTTCAAAATGAACCGAAAGGAAAAGAAGATCGCGCTGCGGTCGGCGCTGTCGAGAAAAGTGGCCCAGGGAGAGCTGCTGCTCCTCTCGGACATGAACCTCGAGGAAGCGAAGACCGGAAGTCTGGCGCGGACCATCACCGGGCTCGGGGTTGACGGGCGGGCGCTGCTCGTCGATTCGCTCGACAACCTGAATCTGGTGCTGGCGTCACGTAACCATCCCAGGATGGGAGTCGCGGACGCGTCCAACGTCAGCGTTTACGACATCGTCAATGCGAAATGGGTCGTGATCAGCGAGCAGGCACTCGACCGGCTCACGGAGGTTCTGAGCAAATGA
- a CDS encoding 50S ribosomal protein L23 has product MNLHKIIIRPIVTEKSVLAKETRNVIAFEVARSANKIEVKKAVEKLFEVKVDDVRLLNVRGKVKRLGRNVGRRPNWRKAYVRLAEGERAPEFFEGV; this is encoded by the coding sequence ATGAATCTGCACAAGATCATCATCCGGCCGATCGTGACCGAAAAGAGCGTGCTCGCCAAAGAGACCCGAAATGTCATCGCATTCGAGGTCGCGAGAAGCGCGAACAAGATCGAAGTCAAGAAGGCAGTCGAGAAGCTCTTCGAAGTGAAAGTGGACGATGTCCGCCTTCTCAACGTGAGAGGAAAAGTGAAACGCCTCGGCAGGAACGTCGGCAGAAGGCCGAACTGGCGCAAGGCTTACGTCCGCCTGGCGGAAGGAGAGCGCGCGCCCGAGTTCTTCGAGGGCGTGTGA